The Petropleomorpha daqingensis genome includes a window with the following:
- a CDS encoding ABC transporter permease, whose amino-acid sequence MTAAVVRASRAMRRPVRSRALKPWYRNGTLVAGLVIVGLLVLVAVLAPVLTPYDPIKQDLEHALQSPSAAHWLGTDKYGRDVLTRLMYGARIDLRVGFLAVLIPFVVGGVLGSLAGYFGGWFDTVVMRLVDVFFAFPFYVLVIVLVFVLGAGESSIYLAIATVSWVSYAKIMRGELLVAKKQDWVTAARLGGMSHGRILVRHIAPNVLSQALIYAMSDIVMDIMAIVTLGYLGLGIAPPTPEWGSMILDGQEFITTQWQQATIPGLAVVVTSLGLSFLGDGLSDLLNPERRR is encoded by the coding sequence ATGACGGCGGCGGTGGTCCGCGCGTCCCGGGCGATGCGTCGTCCGGTCAGGTCGCGCGCGCTCAAGCCCTGGTACCGCAACGGGACGCTGGTCGCCGGCCTGGTGATCGTGGGACTGCTGGTCCTCGTCGCGGTGCTGGCCCCGGTGCTGACGCCCTACGACCCGATCAAGCAGGACCTGGAGCACGCGCTGCAGTCGCCCAGCGCGGCGCACTGGCTGGGCACCGACAAGTACGGCCGGGACGTCCTCACGCGGCTGATGTACGGCGCCCGGATCGATCTGCGGGTCGGCTTCCTCGCCGTGCTCATCCCGTTCGTGGTCGGCGGCGTCCTGGGCTCGCTGGCCGGCTACTTCGGCGGCTGGTTCGACACCGTCGTCATGCGGTTGGTGGACGTCTTCTTCGCCTTCCCGTTCTACGTCCTCGTCATCGTCCTCGTGTTCGTGCTGGGCGCGGGGGAGAGCAGCATCTACCTGGCGATCGCCACGGTCTCGTGGGTCTCCTACGCCAAGATCATGCGCGGCGAGCTGCTCGTGGCGAAGAAGCAGGACTGGGTGACCGCCGCCCGCCTCGGCGGCATGTCGCACGGGCGGATCCTCGTGCGGCACATCGCGCCGAACGTCCTCTCGCAGGCGCTCATCTACGCCATGAGCGACATCGTCATGGACATCATGGCGATCGTCACCCTCGGCTACCTCGGCCTGGGCATCGCGCCCCCGACACCCGAGTGGGGCAGCATGATCCTCGACGGCCAGGAGTTCATCACCACCCAGTGGCAGCAGGCCACGATCCCGGGCCTCGCCGTCGTCGTCACCAGCCTCGGGCTGTCCTTCCTGGGCGACGGGCTGTCCGACCTGCTCAACCCGGAGCGTCGCCGGTGA
- a CDS encoding ABC transporter ATP-binding protein, giving the protein MTAVAGGPLLAVEDLTIGLPVRGRPVRIVEDVSFEVEPGQRMGIVGESGSGKSLTLRALAGLLPRGVEVLSGRIEYGGRDLLTMPVKARRQLMGPEIAMIFQEPMTALNPVMRVGDQIAEGPRRHLGLSAKEAGDLAVQMMARTGIPDPARRARAYPHELSGGLRQRIMIAMAVSCGPKLLLCDEPTTALDVTVQLQVLKLLEKLCDETGTALVFVTHDLAVVNQTCSELAVMYAGHIVEAGRVKETFAQPRHPYTRGLLESAPDFDRPDRPLIPIPGFPPNVADRPPGCPFAPRCGYVRDHCTDAPPPLEEVVPGRLAACYESDRLVEVLA; this is encoded by the coding sequence GTGACCGCCGTGGCCGGCGGGCCGCTGCTCGCCGTCGAGGACCTGACGATCGGGCTGCCCGTGCGCGGTCGGCCGGTGCGGATCGTCGAGGACGTGTCCTTCGAGGTCGAGCCGGGCCAGCGGATGGGCATCGTCGGGGAATCCGGGTCGGGCAAGTCGCTGACCCTGCGGGCGTTGGCCGGGCTGCTGCCCCGGGGCGTCGAGGTGCTCTCCGGGCGGATCGAGTACGGCGGCCGCGACCTGCTGACCATGCCGGTCAAGGCGCGGCGGCAGCTCATGGGGCCGGAGATCGCGATGATCTTCCAGGAGCCGATGACGGCGCTGAACCCCGTCATGCGCGTCGGGGACCAGATCGCCGAGGGCCCGCGCCGCCACCTCGGGCTGTCGGCCAAGGAGGCCGGCGACCTGGCCGTGCAGATGATGGCGCGCACCGGGATCCCCGACCCCGCCCGGCGGGCGCGTGCCTACCCGCACGAGCTCTCGGGGGGCCTGCGCCAGCGGATCATGATCGCGATGGCCGTCTCCTGCGGCCCGAAGCTGCTGCTGTGCGACGAGCCGACGACGGCGCTGGACGTGACCGTGCAGCTGCAGGTGCTCAAGCTCCTCGAGAAGCTCTGCGACGAGACCGGCACCGCGTTGGTCTTCGTGACCCACGACCTCGCCGTGGTGAACCAGACGTGCAGCGAGCTCGCCGTGATGTACGCGGGGCACATCGTCGAGGCGGGGAGGGTCAAGGAGACCTTCGCCCAGCCCCGGCACCCCTACACCCGGGGGCTGCTGGAGTCGGCGCCGGACTTCGACCGCCCGGACCGGCCGCTGATCCCGATCCCCGGCTTCCCGCCGAACGTGGCCGACCGGCCGCCCGGCTGCCCGTTCGCGCCGCGGTGCGGCTACGTGCGCGACCACTGCACCGACGCGCCGCCTCCGCTCGAGGAGGTCGTCCCCGGGCGCCTGGCCGCCTGCTACGAGAGCGACCGGCTGGTGGAGGTGCTGGCATGA
- a CDS encoding ABC transporter ATP-binding protein, producing the protein MTGSLLLRDGDAEVLRVAGVTKAYTRGSSWLSRLGSSGPSTLKALDGVDLDLRRGEILALVGESGSGKSTLAKILVGSVAPTEGEVRVGDGSPRARHAARRVQMVFQDPYSSLNPRLTVGRMLSELLLLHEIVPRREVRAESVRLLNLVGLEEEVLTAYPSQFSGGQRQRLAIARALAVRPDVLIADEPVSALDVSVQATILDLFASLRAELGLSILFIAHNLAVVQHLADRVAVMYLGRIVEVAETAEIFRAPRHPYTRALIDSIPRMSAHSVNDPFEVDGEPPSPYDVPQGCRFHPRCALASEICRQQDPPLLDVRPATTSPHLSACLKADELATIPLPEEVEELA; encoded by the coding sequence ATGACCGGAAGCCTGCTTCTCCGGGACGGCGACGCGGAGGTGCTCCGCGTCGCCGGGGTCACCAAGGCCTACACCCGCGGCTCGTCCTGGCTGTCCCGGCTGGGCTCGTCCGGCCCCAGCACCCTCAAGGCGCTGGACGGGGTCGACCTGGACCTGCGGCGCGGGGAGATCCTCGCGCTCGTCGGGGAGTCGGGGTCCGGCAAGTCGACCCTCGCCAAGATCCTGGTCGGCAGCGTGGCCCCGACCGAGGGCGAGGTGCGCGTCGGCGACGGCTCGCCCCGGGCCCGGCACGCGGCGCGCCGGGTGCAGATGGTGTTCCAGGACCCGTACTCGTCGCTGAACCCGCGTCTGACGGTGGGCCGGATGCTCTCCGAGCTGCTGCTCCTGCACGAGATCGTCCCGCGGCGCGAGGTGCGGGCCGAGTCCGTCCGGCTGCTCAACCTGGTCGGGCTCGAGGAGGAGGTCCTCACCGCCTACCCGAGCCAGTTCTCGGGCGGGCAGCGGCAGCGGCTGGCCATCGCCCGGGCGCTCGCGGTCCGGCCGGACGTGCTGATCGCCGACGAGCCCGTCTCCGCCCTCGACGTCTCGGTGCAGGCGACGATCCTCGATCTGTTCGCCTCGCTGCGCGCCGAGCTCGGCCTGTCGATCCTGTTCATCGCGCACAACCTCGCCGTCGTCCAGCACCTGGCCGACCGGGTGGCCGTCATGTACCTGGGCCGGATCGTCGAGGTGGCCGAGACCGCCGAGATCTTCCGCGCACCGCGGCACCCCTACACGCGGGCGCTGATCGACTCGATCCCGCGGATGAGCGCGCACAGCGTCAACGACCCCTTCGAGGTCGACGGCGAGCCGCCGAGCCCCTACGACGTCCCGCAGGGCTGCCGGTTCCACCCGCGGTGCGCGCTGGCGAGCGAGATCTGCCGCCAGCAGGACCCGCCGCTGCTCGACGTCCGGCCCGCGACGACGTCCCCGCACCTGTCGGCCTGCCTCAAGGCCGACGAGCTGGCCACCATCCCCCTCCCCGAGGAAGTAGAGGAACTCGCGTGA
- a CDS encoding M55 family metallopeptidase, with the protein MKIWISFDMEGVAGIVDWDQCRPTGGPRYEVGCQLMLDEVNAAIEGALAGGATEIVLNDSHGTMANLDPRKIAGGATYLSGRHKPRYMMQGLDETFDAAFFVGYHGSISGRPSTLSHTYNPEVFAAARVNGELVGESGINALVAEHFGVPIAFVSGDEVTREETEPFAPKAVHVVTKESITRFSALNLHPEESCRRIRAGAEEAVRRVAGGDVPTPGIARPATLDLELQTADMAEVATWARGTERIGERTVRIADDDLLRLFTSFVAVTYITRQAGGR; encoded by the coding sequence GTGAAGATCTGGATCTCCTTCGACATGGAGGGTGTCGCCGGGATCGTCGACTGGGACCAGTGCCGGCCCACCGGCGGCCCGCGGTACGAAGTCGGCTGCCAGCTGATGCTCGACGAGGTCAACGCCGCCATCGAGGGCGCGCTGGCCGGCGGGGCGACGGAGATCGTGCTCAACGACTCGCACGGCACCATGGCCAACCTCGACCCGCGGAAGATCGCCGGCGGGGCCACCTACCTCTCGGGGCGGCACAAGCCGCGCTACATGATGCAGGGCCTCGACGAGACCTTCGACGCGGCGTTCTTCGTCGGCTACCACGGCTCCATCTCCGGCCGGCCGTCGACGCTGTCGCACACCTACAACCCCGAGGTGTTCGCCGCCGCCCGCGTCAACGGAGAGCTCGTCGGGGAGAGCGGCATCAACGCGCTGGTCGCCGAGCACTTCGGGGTGCCCATCGCGTTCGTCTCCGGCGACGAGGTGACCCGGGAGGAGACCGAGCCCTTCGCGCCCAAGGCGGTGCACGTGGTCACCAAGGAGTCGATCACCCGGTTCAGCGCCCTCAACCTGCACCCCGAGGAGTCCTGCCGGCGGATCCGGGCCGGCGCCGAGGAGGCCGTGCGGCGGGTGGCCGGCGGCGACGTCCCGACCCCGGGGATCGCCCGTCCCGCCACGCTCGACCTGGAGCTGCAGACCGCCGACATGGCCGAGGTCGCGACGTGGGCTCGGGGCACCGAGCGGATCGGCGAGCGCACGGTCCGCATCGCCGACGACGACCTGCTGCGCCTGTTCACCTCGTTCGTCGCGGTCACCTACATCACCCGGCAGGCCGGCGGCCGCTGA
- a CDS encoding isoaspartyl peptidase/L-asparaginase family protein — protein MHLFEVAPAAAGWALVLHGGAGGRVDELTLDARGSYVEGLTRAYKAGADVLAAGGAALDAVCAAVEQLEDDPLFNAGRGAALTSAGTAELDACVMTGDGRAGAISACRHARNPVFAARKVMEETPAVLLVAPDLERLSGWGLETVEPGYFVTPARQQQLQNVQDRLLEPSRHGTVGAVALDLGGRVAAATSTGGMVNQSEGRVGDTPIVGAGTYARDGVVAISCTGEGEAFIKGVVAHDIAARMRYLGTPLAAAVEATVAEELTAHEAIGGLIAVGADGRVVVAHNSPAMFAAYSDGTRLVTRT, from the coding sequence ATGCACCTGTTCGAAGTCGCCCCCGCGGCGGCCGGCTGGGCCCTCGTGCTGCACGGCGGTGCCGGCGGCCGGGTGGACGAGCTGACCCTGGACGCCCGCGGCTCCTACGTGGAGGGGCTGACCCGTGCGTACAAGGCCGGCGCCGACGTGCTGGCCGCCGGTGGGGCCGCGCTCGACGCGGTGTGCGCCGCCGTCGAGCAACTGGAGGACGACCCGTTGTTCAACGCCGGCCGGGGCGCTGCGCTGACCTCCGCCGGAACCGCCGAGCTCGATGCCTGCGTGATGACCGGCGACGGCCGGGCCGGGGCGATCTCCGCCTGCCGGCATGCGCGCAACCCGGTGTTCGCCGCGCGCAAGGTCATGGAGGAGACGCCGGCCGTGCTGCTGGTCGCCCCCGATCTTGAGCGTCTCTCCGGCTGGGGCCTGGAGACCGTGGAGCCCGGCTACTTCGTCACGCCGGCCCGTCAGCAGCAGTTGCAGAACGTGCAGGACCGCCTGCTCGAACCGTCACGGCACGGCACGGTCGGCGCGGTGGCCCTCGACCTGGGCGGCCGGGTCGCGGCCGCCACCTCCACCGGCGGCATGGTCAACCAGAGCGAGGGCCGCGTCGGCGACACCCCGATCGTGGGCGCGGGCACCTACGCGCGGGACGGCGTCGTGGCGATCTCCTGCACCGGCGAGGGAGAGGCGTTCATCAAGGGCGTCGTCGCGCACGACATCGCGGCGCGGATGCGCTACCTCGGCACGCCCCTGGCCGCCGCGGTCGAGGCGACCGTGGCCGAGGAGCTGACCGCGCACGAGGCCATCGGCGGGTTGATCGCCGTCGGCGCCGACGGCAGGGTCGTCGTCGCCCACAACTCGCCGGCCATGTTCGCCGCCTACTCCGACGGCACCCGGCTGGTGACGCGCACGTGA